The following proteins come from a genomic window of Halorussus halophilus:
- a CDS encoding class I SAM-dependent methyltransferase, with protein sequence MADLDPQQYYDAFADGEWERLERDPVTRLEFENTIDYLAENLPDSGRILDAGGGPGRYSVWLAEQGAEYEVEHLDLSAEQVRIAREKISERGVESQVNCQQGDLRTLPFEDGKFDAVCCLGGPLSHIVDESEREQAMAELRRVAKSGAPVFVSVIGRFVMLRDILKFTLDSSHGLLSPIAADGDYTAERVEKFAGGDGWAQCHGFRAAEFERELEEAGFEVETLVGLENVASRMKHELEDADEEALESVQEVVEMLREDRTAVDFSEHMLAVCRA encoded by the coding sequence ATGGCCGACTTGGACCCCCAGCAGTACTACGACGCGTTCGCCGACGGCGAGTGGGAGCGACTGGAGCGAGACCCCGTGACACGGCTGGAATTCGAGAACACGATAGACTATCTCGCGGAAAATCTCCCCGATTCAGGCAGGATTCTCGACGCTGGAGGTGGTCCGGGACGTTACTCGGTCTGGCTCGCCGAGCAGGGAGCGGAGTACGAAGTCGAACACCTCGACTTGAGCGCAGAGCAGGTCCGCATCGCCCGCGAGAAGATAAGCGAGCGCGGCGTCGAATCGCAAGTAAACTGCCAGCAGGGCGACCTTCGAACCCTTCCCTTCGAAGACGGCAAGTTCGACGCGGTCTGCTGTCTCGGCGGCCCGCTGAGCCACATCGTAGACGAGTCAGAGCGCGAGCAGGCGATGGCCGAGTTGCGGCGAGTCGCAAAATCGGGCGCGCCCGTCTTTGTCTCCGTCATCGGCCGGTTCGTCATGCTCCGAGACATCCTGAAGTTCACCCTCGATAGCTCTCACGGCCTGCTCTCGCCCATCGCCGCGGACGGCGACTACACCGCCGAACGCGTCGAGAAGTTCGCTGGCGGCGACGGCTGGGCGCAGTGCCACGGGTTCCGTGCGGCGGAGTTCGAACGGGAGTTGGAGGAGGCAGGCTTCGAAGTCGAGACGCTGGTCGGCTTGGAGAACGTCGCCAGTCGGATGAAACACGAGTTGGAAGACGCCGACGAGGAGGCTTTGGAGAGTGTTCAGGAGGTAGTCGAGATGTTACGGGAAGACCGGACGGCAGTGGACTTCTCGGAGCACATGCTGGCTGTGTGTCGGGCGTGA
- a CDS encoding cytochrome P450 codes for MNDTDVAAGDEQAGSHERQAASGREAATTDETPPRLAGKPLVGNTFEFIRDPFAFYDRLESYGDAVRYSVGGYDFCTFFEPEYVEAVLVEKSDKFVKAEIFRDSAAGFAEQGLVMTEGEQWRDQRVQMQPAFTLDRIQSYADAMVRYAEQTADEFEDGEVVNVDDAMSELTLQILAKSLFDIDVAERRAPVREATAALNERGDASGVSAFLPDWVPTPKNRRFRQGMADFESLVDELLAERRESDGEEYDDLLSLLLDSEGPNGETMNEREIRDQMITFLFAGHETTSLALTYTWHLLGQNPENAERLRAELDEQLDGSPSMFDLPNLDYTEQVVKESLRLFPPAYVIFREPTEDVQVGPYTIPEGTALSIPTFKLHWDERWWDDPDEFRPERFAAEDPERPEYAYFPFGGGPRHCIGMRFAMTELQLTLATLAQRVEFEPVYEGDPELTMAATLRPEEPMEMRVRKL; via the coding sequence ATGAACGACACGGACGTAGCCGCTGGCGACGAACAGGCCGGGAGCCACGAGAGACAGGCCGCAAGCGGTCGGGAAGCGGCCACGACCGACGAGACGCCCCCGCGTCTCGCAGGCAAACCGCTGGTCGGCAACACCTTCGAGTTCATACGCGACCCGTTCGCGTTCTACGACCGCCTCGAATCGTACGGCGATGCAGTGCGCTACAGCGTCGGCGGGTACGACTTCTGCACGTTCTTCGAACCCGAATACGTCGAAGCAGTTCTGGTCGAGAAGAGCGACAAGTTCGTGAAAGCAGAGATATTCCGCGACTCGGCCGCTGGCTTCGCCGAGCAAGGCTTGGTCATGACCGAAGGCGAGCAGTGGCGCGACCAGCGCGTCCAGATGCAACCAGCGTTCACGCTCGACCGCATCCAGAGCTACGCCGACGCGATGGTCAGATACGCCGAGCAGACGGCCGACGAGTTCGAAGACGGCGAAGTCGTGAACGTGGACGACGCGATGAGCGAGTTGACCCTCCAGATTCTGGCGAAGTCGCTATTCGACATCGACGTGGCCGAGCGTCGCGCACCCGTCCGCGAGGCGACGGCGGCGCTGAACGAACGCGGCGACGCCAGCGGCGTGTCTGCGTTCCTCCCCGACTGGGTGCCGACGCCGAAGAATCGCCGGTTCAGGCAGGGAATGGCCGACTTCGAGTCGCTCGTGGACGAGTTGCTCGCCGAACGACGCGAGAGCGACGGCGAGGAGTACGACGACCTGCTATCGTTGCTCCTCGACTCGGAAGGACCGAACGGCGAGACGATGAACGAGCGGGAAATCCGCGACCAGATGATAACCTTCCTGTTTGCAGGCCACGAGACGACGTCGCTCGCGCTGACCTACACGTGGCATCTGCTCGGCCAGAACCCCGAGAACGCAGAGCGACTTCGCGCGGAACTCGACGAGCAACTGGACGGTTCGCCGTCGATGTTCGACCTGCCAAACCTCGACTACACTGAGCAGGTGGTCAAAGAGTCGCTTCGACTGTTCCCGCCCGCCTACGTCATCTTCCGCGAACCGACCGAAGACGTACAGGTCGGCCCCTACACGATTCCGGAAGGAACGGCCCTCTCGATTCCGACGTTCAAACTCCACTGGGACGAGCGGTGGTGGGACGACCCCGACGAGTTCCGGCCTGAGAGGTTCGCCGCGGAGGACCCCGAGCGACCGGAGTACGCCTACTTCCCCTTCGGCGGTGGTCCGCGCCACTGCATCGGCATGCGATTCGCCATGACGGAACTCCAACTGACGCTGGCGACGCTGGCCCAGCGCGTCGAATTCGAACCGGTCTACGAGGGCGACCCCGAGTTGACCATGGCCGCGACGCTCCGCCCCGAGGAACCGATGGAGATGCGCGTGCGGAAGTTGTAG
- a CDS encoding helix-turn-helix domain-containing protein, translating to MNYLTLTLHQPRETRHPMQNFIADSDAVAREELLSWNILHEESVEYLLFFVDGEIVPYREAISEIESVPEYTLVPIDDSSFYAYVVQETRDEDVRFRTAFARRRLLVVPPIEYTGEGHMRFTVIGDPEDMRSLVNAMPDSITAEIEEVGEYDHRHGTVAGALTDRQFEAVTAAKEVGYYEVPREGSLSEVAEKLGCAESTASNLLRKAESRVMSELVAGR from the coding sequence GTGAACTACCTCACGCTCACCCTCCACCAACCTCGCGAGACGCGCCACCCGATGCAGAATTTTATCGCCGACTCAGACGCCGTGGCCCGCGAGGAACTGCTGTCGTGGAATATTCTGCACGAGGAGAGCGTCGAGTACCTCCTCTTCTTCGTGGACGGCGAGATTGTACCGTATCGCGAGGCCATCTCGGAGATCGAGTCGGTTCCCGAGTACACGTTAGTTCCCATCGACGACTCCTCGTTCTACGCCTACGTGGTTCAGGAGACCCGCGACGAAGACGTTCGGTTCCGTACTGCCTTCGCGCGCCGCCGGTTACTCGTCGTGCCGCCTATCGAATACACCGGCGAGGGCCACATGCGGTTCACGGTCATCGGCGACCCCGAGGACATGCGGTCGCTCGTGAACGCCATGCCAGACTCGATCACCGCCGAAATCGAGGAGGTCGGCGAGTACGACCACCGTCACGGCACCGTCGCTGGCGCGCTGACCGACCGGCAGTTCGAGGCTGTGACGGCCGCGAAGGAGGTTGGCTACTACGAGGTGCCCCGCGAAGGGTCGCTCTCTGAGGTGGCCGAGAAATTGGGCTGTGCTGAGAGTACGGCTTCGAATCTGCTCCGGAAGGCCGAGTCGCGGGTGATGTCGGAGTTGGTGGCTGGTCGCTGA
- a CDS encoding acetyl-CoA carboxylase biotin carboxylase subunit, whose product MFDKVLVANRGEIAVRVMRACEELDIGTVAVYSDADKDSGHVRYADEAYNVGPARAADSYLDHDAVVEAAQKAGADAIHPGYGFLAENAEFAGKVEDTEGVKWIGPSADSMQQLGEKTHARKTMREADVPIVPGTTDPVEEAEEVKKFGEEHGYPVAIKAEGGGGGRGMKVVRSAEEAEDQLESAKREGEAYFDNANVYLERYLENPRHIEVQIIADHHGNVRHLGERDCSLQRRHQKVIEEGPSPALTDELREKIAESARRGADAAGYYNAGTFEFLVEEDESRGPDELLGADANFYFLEVNTRIQVEHTVTEELTDIDIVKWQIRVAQDEELGFAQSDVDLEGHAMEFRINAENAADDFAPATGGQLTTYDPPGGIGVRMDDALRQGDDLVTDYDSMIAKLIVYGGDREECIVRSQRALAEYDIEGIPTIIPFHRLMLEDDEFVGGTHTTKYLDHHLDQDRIEEAQEKWGSDTTSPSSDEEVVEREFTVEVNGKRFEVELEERGAAAIPAGNAGSGGEKPQPAGGSDDGGSDASVDGDGESVAAEMQGTILDVNVSEGDEIASGDVVCVLEAMKMENDVVAERGGTVTQVAVAEGDSVDMGDVLVVIE is encoded by the coding sequence ATGTTCGACAAGGTTCTGGTCGCCAATCGAGGTGAAATCGCAGTTCGCGTCATGCGGGCCTGCGAAGAGTTGGATATCGGTACCGTCGCCGTCTACAGCGACGCAGACAAGGATTCGGGCCACGTGCGCTACGCCGACGAAGCGTACAATGTCGGTCCGGCCCGCGCCGCCGACTCCTACCTCGACCACGACGCAGTCGTCGAGGCCGCACAGAAAGCCGGTGCGGACGCCATCCACCCCGGCTACGGTTTCCTGGCCGAGAACGCGGAGTTCGCGGGCAAAGTCGAAGACACTGAGGGCGTCAAGTGGATTGGCCCGTCGGCCGACTCGATGCAGCAACTCGGCGAGAAGACCCACGCCCGCAAGACGATGCGGGAGGCAGACGTGCCCATCGTGCCGGGCACGACCGACCCCGTAGAAGAGGCTGAAGAAGTCAAAAAGTTCGGTGAGGAACACGGCTACCCGGTCGCTATCAAGGCGGAAGGCGGCGGCGGTGGCCGCGGCATGAAGGTCGTCCGCAGTGCCGAAGAAGCCGAAGACCAACTCGAATCCGCGAAACGCGAGGGCGAGGCGTACTTCGACAACGCTAACGTCTACCTCGAACGCTACCTCGAAAACCCGCGACACATCGAGGTCCAGATTATCGCGGACCACCACGGGAACGTCCGGCACCTCGGCGAGCGTGACTGCTCGCTCCAGCGCCGCCACCAGAAGGTCATCGAGGAAGGGCCGTCCCCGGCACTCACCGACGAACTGCGCGAGAAGATTGCTGAATCTGCTCGTCGCGGTGCCGACGCCGCTGGCTACTACAACGCCGGCACCTTCGAGTTCCTCGTGGAAGAAGACGAGTCGCGCGGCCCCGACGAACTGCTCGGCGCGGACGCGAACTTCTACTTCCTCGAAGTCAACACGCGGATTCAGGTCGAACACACCGTCACCGAGGAACTCACGGACATCGACATCGTGAAGTGGCAGATTAGAGTCGCACAGGACGAGGAACTCGGCTTCGCCCAGAGCGACGTGGACCTCGAAGGCCACGCGATGGAGTTCCGCATCAACGCCGAGAACGCCGCAGACGACTTCGCGCCCGCGACGGGTGGCCAACTGACGACGTACGACCCGCCGGGCGGTATCGGCGTCCGAATGGACGACGCGCTCCGACAGGGCGACGACCTCGTCACCGACTACGACTCGATGATTGCGAAGCTCATCGTCTACGGGGGCGACCGCGAGGAGTGTATCGTCCGCTCACAGCGCGCGCTCGCTGAGTACGACATCGAGGGTATCCCGACCATCATCCCGTTCCACCGCCTGATGCTCGAAGACGACGAGTTCGTCGGTGGCACGCACACGACGAAGTATCTCGACCACCACCTCGACCAAGACCGAATCGAAGAGGCCCAAGAGAAGTGGGGCAGCGACACCACCTCGCCGAGCAGCGACGAGGAAGTCGTCGAACGCGAGTTCACCGTCGAGGTCAACGGCAAACGCTTCGAAGTCGAACTCGAAGAGCGCGGCGCGGCCGCAATTCCCGCGGGGAACGCCGGGTCCGGTGGCGAGAAGCCACAACCTGCGGGCGGCAGCGACGACGGCGGTTCGGACGCGAGTGTGGACGGCGACGGCGAGAGCGTCGCCGCCGAGATGCAGGGCACCATCCTCGACGTGAACGTCTCGGAAGGCGACGAAATCGCTTCGGGCGACGTGGTCTGTGTCCTCGAAGCGATGAAGATGGAGAACGACGTAGTCGCCGAGCGCGGCGGTACCGTGACGCAAGTCGCCGTCGCAGAGGGCGACAGCGTAGACATGGGCGACGTGCTCGTCGTCATCGAGTAG
- a CDS encoding helix-turn-helix transcriptional regulator — MSKDTPTSTSGERTRAVESLDRTFRALADERRRKTLWYLDRHETADLTDLADHLSDGSEDAARRAYTSLYHKHLPMLSAAGLVEYEAESERVVLTTDTEPLEVVLDSMGKLAE; from the coding sequence ATGTCAAAAGATACACCGACATCGACTTCCGGTGAACGTACTCGTGCCGTAGAATCACTCGACAGGACTTTTCGCGCGCTCGCCGACGAACGTCGCCGCAAGACGCTCTGGTATCTCGACCGGCACGAAACGGCCGACTTGACCGACCTCGCCGACCATTTGTCAGACGGTAGCGAAGACGCCGCCCGTCGAGCGTACACGTCGCTGTATCACAAACACCTTCCGATGCTCTCGGCCGCGGGGCTGGTCGAGTACGAAGCAGAGAGCGAGCGCGTGGTCCTCACGACCGACACCGAACCGCTCGAAGTCGTCCTCGACTCGATGGGGAAGCTCGCGGAATAG
- a CDS encoding biotin--[acetyl-CoA-carboxylase] ligase: protein MNDTRRAVLDALADGPVTGPALADELGVSRNAVWKHVEALRGAGFEVSSDDTGYALESVPEFGGPAVEFGLDAPFEVEYHESVGSTNDRARQVAATGAADVAVVADEQTGSRGRLDREWSAPSGGVWTSLVLRPDLPPAHVPVLTLAAAVATTDAAREAGVPAEIKWPNDVLVEGEDKSATARGGHKLAGILTEMEGEADRVSWVVVGIGVNANLDAEDLPEGATSLRDENGDVDRRRFVQRLLERFDELRDDPEEILDAWRDRSATLGQRVRVETADGEVVGEAVDVALPGALLVETEDGRVRVHAGDCEHLRPE from the coding sequence ATGAACGACACTCGCCGGGCCGTCCTCGACGCGCTCGCCGACGGTCCCGTCACCGGACCCGCGCTCGCCGACGAGTTGGGCGTCTCGCGCAACGCCGTCTGGAAACACGTCGAAGCGCTCCGGGGGGCCGGATTCGAAGTCAGTAGCGACGACACCGGATACGCCCTCGAATCCGTGCCCGAGTTCGGCGGCCCGGCCGTCGAGTTCGGACTGGACGCCCCGTTCGAAGTCGAGTACCACGAGTCGGTCGGCAGTACGAACGACCGCGCCCGGCAGGTCGCCGCAACTGGAGCGGCAGACGTTGCAGTTGTAGCAGACGAACAGACAGGCAGTCGTGGGCGACTCGACCGCGAGTGGTCGGCCCCGAGCGGCGGCGTCTGGACGAGTTTGGTCCTTCGGCCGGACTTGCCGCCGGCACACGTCCCTGTACTCACGCTCGCCGCCGCCGTCGCGACGACCGACGCCGCACGCGAGGCAGGCGTGCCTGCGGAGATAAAGTGGCCGAACGACGTGCTCGTAGAGGGCGAAGACAAAAGCGCCACCGCCCGCGGCGGCCACAAACTCGCAGGCATCCTCACCGAGATGGAGGGCGAAGCGGACCGCGTCTCCTGGGTCGTCGTCGGCATCGGTGTCAACGCGAACCTCGACGCCGAAGACTTGCCCGAGGGAGCGACGAGCCTCCGGGACGAGAACGGCGACGTAGACCGCAGACGCTTCGTCCAGCGACTTCTCGAACGGTTCGACGAGTTGCGAGACGACCCCGAGGAGATTCTGGATGCGTGGCGCGACCGCTCCGCGACGCTCGGCCAGCGAGTGCGCGTCGAAACTGCCGACGGCGAAGTCGTCGGCGAGGCCGTAGACGTGGCGCTCCCGGGCGCACTACTTGTCGAGACCGAGGACGGCCGAGTCAGAGTTCACGCGGGCGACTGCGAGCATCTTCGGCCCGAGTAA
- a CDS encoding universal stress protein — protein MTSNMYERILVPTDGSTETERAVAHAAALAAAHDAELHAVYVLNSASYAGFPMEGSWDGVGDTLRREGDAALERVEAIAADHGVEVTTHVEEGSPSKRIVTCTEREDCDLVVMGCHGRGGIDRLLLGSVSEGVVRDSSVPVLTVRVGDDDGPAADAEPETDHVAAE, from the coding sequence ATGACGAGCAACATGTACGAGCGGATTCTCGTGCCGACCGACGGTTCGACCGAGACCGAGCGCGCGGTCGCGCACGCCGCTGCGCTGGCGGCCGCGCACGACGCCGAACTACACGCCGTCTACGTCCTCAACTCCGCCAGTTACGCGGGGTTCCCGATGGAGGGGTCGTGGGACGGCGTCGGCGACACGTTGCGTCGAGAAGGCGACGCCGCTCTGGAACGAGTCGAAGCAATCGCCGCCGACCACGGCGTCGAAGTGACGACCCACGTCGAAGAGGGGTCGCCGAGCAAGCGCATCGTCACTTGCACCGAGCGCGAAGACTGCGACCTCGTGGTCATGGGCTGTCACGGCCGCGGCGGTATCGACCGCCTACTTCTCGGCAGCGTCTCGGAGGGCGTCGTCCGCGACAGTTCCGTGCCGGTGCTGACTGTGCGGGTCGGCGACGACGACGGTCCGGCGGCCGACGCCGAACCGGAAACCGACCACGTCGCCGCAGAGTAG
- a CDS encoding amidohydrolase family protein — MKIEGTVLRGPEFEPVEGRVVVEDGTIAAVEEASVDSDDVILPAFVNAHTHIGDSIAKEAGEGLDLDALVAPPDGLKHQLLREASREEKVEAMRRSIRLMETTGTTSFLEFREGGVEGVYMLREASSGSSVAPVILGRETADAMEAADGFGASGARDGDFSYERNATAREEKLFGIHAGERDATDINPALDLDPDFLVHMVHPETLHLERLEDSGIPVVVCPRSNLVTGVGTPPIAELVERTTVALGTDNVMLNSPSMFREMEFAAKLADVTAREVLRMATLNGARIAGLNCGVVEEGHDAKLLVLDGDSDNLAGVQNVVRAVVRRAGASDVKEVLL, encoded by the coding sequence ATGAAAATCGAGGGGACCGTCCTGCGCGGGCCGGAGTTCGAACCCGTCGAGGGCCGGGTCGTCGTAGAGGACGGAACGATTGCGGCCGTCGAAGAGGCGAGCGTCGATTCGGACGACGTCATCCTCCCGGCGTTCGTCAACGCCCACACGCACATCGGCGACTCCATCGCCAAGGAAGCGGGCGAGGGGTTAGACCTCGACGCGTTGGTCGCGCCACCGGACGGCCTGAAACACCAGTTGCTCCGCGAAGCCTCCCGCGAGGAGAAGGTCGAAGCCATGCGCCGCTCGATTCGGCTCATGGAGACGACCGGCACGACGTCGTTCCTCGAATTCCGCGAAGGCGGCGTCGAAGGCGTCTACATGCTCAGAGAGGCCTCCTCCGGTAGCAGCGTAGCGCCAGTGATTCTCGGCCGCGAGACGGCCGACGCGATGGAAGCGGCAGACGGGTTCGGTGCGAGCGGTGCGCGCGACGGCGACTTCTCCTACGAGCGAAACGCGACTGCCCGCGAGGAGAAACTGTTCGGTATCCACGCCGGAGAGCGCGACGCGACAGACATCAACCCGGCGCTCGACTTGGACCCGGACTTCCTCGTCCACATGGTCCACCCCGAGACACTTCACTTGGAACGCTTGGAGGACAGCGGGATTCCGGTGGTCGTCTGCCCGCGTTCGAACCTCGTGACCGGCGTCGGCACGCCACCAATCGCAGAACTGGTCGAGCGAACCACCGTCGCGCTCGGAACCGACAACGTGATGTTGAACAGTCCGTCGATGTTTCGCGAGATGGAGTTCGCCGCGAAACTCGCAGACGTAACTGCACGGGAAGTCCTCCGGATGGCGACGCTCAACGGCGCGCGAATCGCCGGGCTGAACTGCGGCGTCGTCGAGGAGGGCCACGACGCGAAACTGCTCGTACTGGACGGCGACTCGGACAACCTCGCGGGTGTGCAGAACGTGGTTCGCGCCGTGGTGCGGCGAGCGGGTGCGAGCGACGTGAAAGAAGTCCTTCTATAG
- a CDS encoding HD domain-containing protein: MKTIKDSVHDHIEVEGVARALLDTPAVQRLRRIKQLGPAHLVYPSANHTRFEHSLGVYHLACEALDHLGIEGKRAKQVQAAAILHDVGHGPYSHTIEEVIHRHTGKYHDDVDELLAERAVGDVLRSHDLDPATIADFVRGDAKLGQIVAGELDVDRMDYLVRDAHHTGVPYGTIDHARLVRELRLIDGELVLAEGNVPTAESLLLARSLMNPTVYNHHVTRICRGLLQRGSERLLAESDVTPEQLRRMDDHDFFAALRDTPETAEFARRLGDRDLYKRAVWAEMDDVPEEVIDADYEAIREFEDNIADAADVNREQVIVDVLSRPSMRESSSRVIVNGEIRRLGQQSTLVSALQRVQREQWRLGVYAPAAVTDTVGHAAENVLGLETDGALVSEIRSTGQRTTLDEFE; this comes from the coding sequence ATGAAGACTATCAAGGACAGCGTCCACGACCACATCGAGGTCGAGGGCGTCGCTCGCGCTCTTCTCGACACGCCTGCGGTCCAGCGACTTCGACGCATCAAGCAGCTCGGTCCGGCACATCTCGTCTACCCCTCTGCGAACCACACGCGCTTCGAACACAGTCTCGGCGTCTACCATCTGGCCTGCGAAGCACTCGACCATCTCGGTATCGAAGGCAAGCGCGCGAAACAGGTGCAGGCGGCCGCTATCCTCCACGACGTTGGCCACGGCCCCTACAGCCACACCATCGAGGAGGTCATCCACCGACACACCGGCAAGTACCACGACGACGTAGACGAACTACTCGCAGAGCGCGCGGTCGGCGACGTCCTCAGGAGCCACGACCTCGACCCGGCGACCATCGCAGATTTCGTCCGCGGTGACGCGAAACTCGGCCAAATCGTCGCCGGAGAACTCGACGTGGACCGCATGGACTACCTCGTCCGGGACGCCCACCACACGGGCGTTCCGTACGGGACCATCGACCACGCGCGACTCGTCCGCGAACTGCGACTCATCGACGGCGAGTTGGTCTTAGCCGAGGGGAACGTCCCGACCGCAGAGAGTTTGCTCCTCGCCCGGTCGCTGATGAACCCGACCGTCTACAACCACCACGTCACGCGCATCTGCCGGGGACTGCTCCAGCGAGGGAGCGAACGACTCCTAGCAGAATCGGACGTGACGCCCGAGCAACTGCGCCGGATGGACGACCACGACTTCTTCGCGGCACTGCGCGACACCCCCGAGACGGCGGAGTTCGCGCGCCGACTCGGCGACCGCGACCTCTACAAGCGGGCGGTCTGGGCGGAGATGGACGACGTGCCGGAGGAAGTCATCGATGCCGACTACGAGGCGATTCGAGAGTTCGAGGACAACATCGCCGACGCCGCCGACGTGAACCGCGAGCAGGTCATCGTGGACGTACTCAGTCGCCCGAGCATGCGCGAATCGTCCTCGCGAGTCATCGTCAACGGCGAGATTCGTCGTCTCGGCCAGCAATCGACGCTGGTGTCGGCGCTCCAGCGAGTCCAACGCGAGCAGTGGCGTCTCGGCGTGTATGCCCCTGCAGCAGTCACGGATACCGTCGGCCACGCCGCGGAGAACGTACTAGGGTTGGAGACGGATGGCGCGCTCGTCAGCGAAATTCGCTCGACCGGCCAGCGGACGACCCTGGACGAGTTCGAATAG
- the cofD gene encoding 2-phospho-L-lactate transferase — translation MVTFLSGGTGTPKLLEGSPAVFDPADTTVVGNTGDDVELGGLLVCPDIDTVLFQQGGVLDREYWWGIEDDTTETHDELAALADAAGLEDGPRYLDAEAQTAGRDIANWRRFSGVAEFMELGDRDRAVHVTRTSLLDEGQSLTEVTRTLADAFDAAVDVVPMSDDPVASIIHTPEDERFDDEMHFQEFWVAHRGEPEVEDVEFRGAADATATDAALGAISEGPVVVGPSNPVTSIGPMAALDGLRDALEEATVVAVSPFVEDEVFSGPAAKLMAAVGYDASTAGVADAYPFADAFVLDDADGTELSRPVVRTDTKMDDDGDAERVAQAVADALEVV, via the coding sequence ATGGTTACGTTTCTCTCCGGGGGCACCGGCACCCCCAAGCTCTTGGAGGGTTCGCCCGCTGTCTTCGACCCGGCCGACACCACCGTCGTCGGCAACACCGGCGACGACGTGGAACTCGGCGGCCTGCTCGTCTGCCCGGACATCGACACCGTACTCTTCCAGCAGGGCGGCGTGCTAGACCGCGAGTACTGGTGGGGCATCGAAGACGACACCACCGAGACTCACGACGAACTCGCCGCACTCGCCGACGCCGCCGGACTGGAAGACGGGCCGCGCTATCTCGATGCGGAAGCACAGACTGCTGGCAGAGACATCGCCAACTGGCGGCGCTTCTCCGGCGTCGCGGAGTTCATGGAACTGGGCGACAGGGACCGGGCAGTCCACGTCACGCGGACGAGTCTGTTGGACGAAGGACAAAGTCTCACGGAAGTCACTCGCACGCTCGCTGACGCCTTCGACGCGGCGGTGGATGTCGTGCCGATGAGCGACGACCCTGTGGCGAGCATCATCCACACGCCCGAAGACGAGCGATTCGACGACGAGATGCACTTCCAAGAGTTCTGGGTGGCCCACCGGGGCGAACCCGAGGTCGAAGACGTGGAGTTTCGCGGCGCGGCAGACGCGACTGCGACCGACGCTGCGCTCGGTGCCATCAGCGAGGGGCCCGTCGTCGTCGGTCCCTCGAACCCCGTGACGAGCATCGGGCCGATGGCCGCACTCGACGGTCTCCGCGACGCCCTCGAAGAAGCGACGGTCGTCGCCGTCTCGCCGTTCGTCGAGGACGAGGTGTTCTCCGGTCCGGCGGCGAAACTCATGGCCGCAGTCGGCTACGACGCCTCGACCGCTGGCGTGGCGGACGCCTATCCGTTCGCCGACGCCTTCGTACTGGACGACGCCGACGGCACCGAACTCTCACGGCCGGTCGTCCGAACGGATACGAAGATGGACGACGATGGAGACGCCGAGCGCGTCGCGCAGGCAGTCGCCGACGCGCTGGAGGTGGTCTGA
- a CDS encoding tRNA-dihydrouridine synthase, translating into MFEPRVAIASLSGESNAEWATAASEFVGAAFLGGIALDGPTREAARQMTDREREEFLPGDPVAFVDDELAALDGSKSDDDTDPPLRAGFNVRSSSPEPIREVASVCADYDAILELNAHCRQDEMCAAGAGESLLRDTDRLCEQVEVAADECPDVSVKVRAELPGVDLPEVARRIADAGASAIHVDAMDSEPVIAEVADAANLFVIANNGVRDEATAREYLSYGADAVSVGRPSDDPVILARVREATEAWFSGEHSEEPNGEEVSL; encoded by the coding sequence GTGTTCGAGCCGAGAGTCGCCATCGCCAGTCTCAGCGGCGAGTCAAACGCCGAGTGGGCGACAGCGGCGAGCGAGTTCGTGGGGGCGGCGTTCCTCGGCGGTATCGCGCTGGACGGCCCAACCCGAGAGGCGGCCCGCCAGATGACCGACCGCGAGCGCGAGGAGTTTCTTCCGGGGGACCCCGTCGCGTTCGTGGACGACGAACTCGCCGCGCTCGACGGGAGTAAGAGCGATGACGATACCGACCCGCCGCTTCGGGCAGGCTTCAACGTCCGGTCTAGCTCGCCCGAACCGATTCGGGAGGTCGCCAGCGTCTGCGCCGACTACGACGCCATCCTCGAACTCAACGCCCACTGTCGGCAGGACGAAATGTGCGCCGCGGGCGCTGGCGAGTCGCTCCTTCGGGACACCGACCGACTCTGCGAACAAGTTGAAGTCGCGGCAGACGAATGCCCAGACGTGAGCGTGAAAGTCCGCGCAGAACTCCCCGGAGTCGACCTCCCCGAAGTCGCACGCCGAATCGCCGACGCAGGAGCGTCTGCGATTCACGTCGATGCGATGGACTCCGAGCCAGTTATCGCCGAAGTCGCAGACGCCGCGAACCTGTTCGTGATAGCCAACAACGGCGTCCGCGACGAGGCGACCGCCCGAGAGTATCTCTCCTACGGGGCCGACGCGGTCAGCGTCGGCAGGCCGAGCGACGACCCCGTGATTCTGGCTCGCGTCCGAGAGGCGACAGAAGCGTGGTTCTCAGGGGAGCACTCGGAAGAACCGAATGGAGAGGAGGTGTCGCTATGA